In Canis lupus familiaris isolate Mischka breed German Shepherd chromosome 9, alternate assembly UU_Cfam_GSD_1.0, whole genome shotgun sequence, a single window of DNA contains:
- the KRT25 gene encoding keratin, type I cytoskeletal 25 (The RefSeq protein has 4 substitutions compared to this genomic sequence), with product MSLRLSSGSRRSCPRPTAGSLRLSGVTAGFGAGNTCSMSGIGSSFSCTFGGSSSGGNVGGSNLCAGFTLNEGGLLSGNEKVTMQNLNDRLASYLENVRALEEANADLEQKIKGWYEKFGPGSCRGLDHDYSRYFPIIDDLKNQIIASTTSNANAVLQIDNARLTADDFRLKYENELALHQSVESDVNGLRRVLDEITLCRTDLEIQYETLSEEMTYLKKNHKEEMQVLQCAAGGNVNVEMNAAPGVDLTVLLNNMRAEYEALAEQNRRDAEAWFNEKSASLQQQISEDVGATTSARNELTEMKRNLQTLEIELQSLLATKHSLECSLTETEGNYCTQLAQIQAQIGALEEQLHQVRTETEGQKLEYEQLLDIKVHLEKEIETYCLLIGGDDGACKSGGYKSKDYGSGNVGNQVKDLAKAIVVKKVLEEVDQRSKILTTRLHSLEEKSQNN from the exons ATGTCTCTTCGACTTTCCGGTGGATCCAGGAGGTCCTGCCCCCGTCCTACTGCAGGATCCCTCAGGCTTTCTGGCGGGACAGCCGGCTTTGGAGCTGGCAATACTTGCAGCATGCCTGGAATTGGAAGTAGTTTCTCTTGTACCTTCGGGAGCAGCTCATCAGGAGGAAATGTAGGGGGAAGCAATCTCTGTGCTGGCTTTACACTGAATGAGGGGGGTCTCCTTTCGGGCAACGAGAAGGTGACCATGCAGAACCTCAATGACCGGCTGGCCTCCTACCTGGAGAATGTGCGTGCTCTGGAGGAGGCCAATGCTGACCTGGAGCAGAAGATCAAGGGCTGGTATGAGAAATTTGGGCCTGGTTCTTGCCGTGGTCTTGACCACGACTATAGTAGATATTTCCCGATAATTGATGATCTTAAAAATCAG ATCATTGCTTCCACCACCAGCAATGCTAATGCTGTTCTGCAGATTGATAACGCCAGGCTGACAGCGGATGATTTCAGACTCAA GTATGAAAATGAGCTGGCTCTTCACCAGAGTGTGGAGAGTGATGTCAATGGGCTACGCAGAGTTCTGGATGAAATCACCTTGTGCAGAACAGACCTGGAGATTCAGTATGAAACCCTCAGTGAGGAGATGACTTACCTGAAAAAGAACCATAAGGAG GAAATGCAGGTTCTGCAGTGCGCGGCGGGAGGGAACGTGAACGTGGAGATGAACGCGGCGCCCGGGGTGGACCTCACCGTCCTGCTGAACAACATGCGGGCCGAGTACGAAGCCCTGGCTGAGCAGAACCGCAGGGACGCCGAGGCCTGGTTCAACGAGAAG AGCGCTTCGCTGCAACAGCAGATCTCTGAGGACGTCGGGGCCACGACCTCAGCTAGGAATGAATTGACGGAAATGAAGCGCAACCTCCAAACACTGGAAATTGAACTTCAATCTCTCTTAGCCACG AAACACTCCCTGGAGTGCTCCCTGACTGAGACCGAAGGCAACTACTGCACACAGCTTGCCCAAATCCAGGCTCAGATCGGGGCCCTGGAGGAGCAGCTGCACCAGGTCAGAACCGAGACGGAGGGCCAGAAGCTGGAGTATGAGCAGCTGCTCGACATCAAGGTCCACctggaaaaggaaattgagaccTACTGCCTCCTCATCGGTGGAGATGATGG GGCTTGCAAGTCTGGAGGTTACAAGTCTAAAGATTATGGATCTGGAAACGTGGGAAATCAAGTCAAag atctGGCCAAAGCCATAGTGGTTAAGAAAGTTCTGGAGGAGGTAGACCAACGAAGCAAAATACTTACTACTAGGCTCCACTCCCTGGAAGAGAAATCTCAAAACAATTAA